The proteins below come from a single Iocasia fonsfrigidae genomic window:
- a CDS encoding D-isomer specific 2-hydroxyacid dehydrogenase family protein: MNILAYSCREDEIEYFKKFSEKYQVEMKLCEDEPKIENAELAEGCDCISIITSRINQELIEKFHQIGVKFISTRTIGYDHIDIKSAKRYRIGVGNVGYSPASVAEYTVMLILMVLRKMKGIMERSNVQDYSLKGIQGKELHNLTVGIIGTGRIGQRVIKCLSGFACKLLAHDLHPQENIKESARYVSLNELFQESDIITMHVPATKENFHLINKESLSIMKDGVYIINTARGSLINTKELIAALENKKISGAALDVIEGEADLYYNDLKCQVLSNRELAILKSYPNVIITPHTAFYTDQAVSDMVENSILSCISYLKENS, from the coding sequence ATGAATATTCTAGCATATAGTTGCCGTGAAGACGAGATTGAATATTTCAAGAAATTTAGTGAAAAGTATCAAGTTGAAATGAAATTATGTGAAGATGAACCTAAGATTGAAAATGCTGAGCTAGCAGAAGGTTGTGACTGTATCAGTATTATCACAAGCAGAATTAATCAGGAATTAATAGAAAAATTCCATCAAATAGGGGTAAAATTCATCTCTACCAGGACAATTGGTTATGACCATATTGATATTAAAAGTGCTAAAAGATATAGAATCGGAGTAGGAAATGTAGGTTATTCCCCAGCCAGTGTAGCAGAATATACGGTTATGTTAATTCTAATGGTACTGAGAAAAATGAAAGGAATTATGGAGCGAAGCAATGTCCAGGATTATTCACTAAAAGGGATTCAAGGTAAGGAGCTACACAACTTAACAGTTGGTATCATTGGTACAGGTAGAATTGGACAAAGGGTGATAAAATGTTTAAGTGGTTTTGCTTGTAAGCTCCTTGCCCATGACTTACATCCACAGGAAAACATAAAAGAGTCTGCCAGGTATGTCAGTTTAAATGAACTTTTTCAAGAAAGTGATATTATTACGATGCATGTTCCTGCCACCAAAGAGAATTTTCACCTTATTAATAAAGAATCCCTCTCAATTATGAAAGATGGTGTCTATATTATCAATACCGCCCGCGGTTCACTAATTAATACAAAGGAGCTAATTGCAGCCCTTGAGAATAAAAAGATTAGTGGTGCTGCATTAGATGTAATTGAGGGTGAAGCAGACCTTTATTACAACGATTTAAAATGCCAGGTCTTAAGTAACAGAGAACTGGCCATATTAAAATCCTATCCCAATGTAATTATAACACCACATACTGCCTTCTATACTGACCAGGCTGTAAGTGATATGGTAGAAAACTCAATTCTAAGTTGTATTTCATATCTAAAAGAAAACAGTTAG
- a CDS encoding GH36-type glycosyl hydrolase domain-containing protein: MKFGYFNDENKEYVITRPDTPYPWINYLGSQAYFSLLSNTAGGYSFYKDASKLRITRYRYNNIPHDVGGKYYYLFEDGEYWSPTWAPVKRELDKYECRHGLGYSKITGEYNDINTEILYFVPENANCEIHRLKIKNNSNRKRSLKLFSFIEFCLWNAFDDMTNFQRNFSTGEVEVEGATIYHKTEYRERRNHYAFFTVNSEIDGFDTDRESFMGLYNGFHEPAVVKNGQSSNSLANGWSPIASHSINMDLEAGEEKSFIFQLGFIENKKAEKWSAPGIINKTKAYQLMRDFDNDKKVDKAFRELKDSWESLLDNYQLKSGDEKLDRMVSIWNQYQCMVTYNLSRSASYFESGISRGMGFRDSNQDLIGIVHMIPERARQRILDLAATQFEDGSAYHQFEPLNKKGNDAIGSGFNDDPLWLILGTASYLKETGDFDFLNQKVPFNNGKEAVLFDHLKASFMYIVNNRGPHDLPLIGHADWNDCLNLSCFSDKPGESFQVLSNKEDSQAESVMIAGMFITFAPDYIEICRQRGEEELAREAQNYVEEMKEAIKKHGVDENWFLRAYDYYGKKVGSVENEEGQLYIEPQGFCIMGGIGLEDGLARTVLDSVKDRLDTDYGLVLVDPTYKSYHIELGEISSYPPGYKENGGIFCHNNPWIMIAETMIGRGDQAFEYYKKIAPAYLEEISEVHKTEPYVYAQMIAGRDAATHGEAKNSWLTGTAAWNFAAITQWILGIRADFNGLKIDPCIPKNWDGFEVKRVFRGDIFKIKVNNPEHVSKGVREIKVDGTRINGNLLPVYQDGGEHDIEVIMG; encoded by the coding sequence ATGAAGTTCGGTTATTTTAATGATGAAAATAAGGAATATGTTATTACTAGACCAGATACTCCATACCCCTGGATAAATTATCTGGGGTCTCAGGCATATTTTTCTCTACTGTCCAATACAGCAGGGGGCTATAGTTTTTATAAAGATGCCAGCAAATTAAGGATAACACGTTATAGATACAACAATATACCTCATGATGTAGGTGGTAAGTATTATTATTTATTTGAAGATGGTGAATACTGGTCTCCTACCTGGGCTCCTGTCAAGAGAGAACTTGATAAATATGAATGCCGTCATGGTCTGGGTTATAGTAAAATCACAGGGGAATATAATGATATTAATACAGAAATACTCTATTTTGTACCTGAAAATGCTAACTGTGAAATACATCGTTTGAAGATTAAAAATAATAGTAATAGAAAACGTTCGCTAAAGTTGTTTTCTTTTATTGAATTTTGCCTCTGGAATGCCTTTGATGATATGACTAATTTTCAGAGGAATTTCAGTACAGGTGAGGTTGAAGTAGAAGGAGCAACTATTTATCATAAAACAGAGTATCGAGAGAGAAGGAATCACTATGCCTTTTTTACTGTAAATAGTGAAATTGATGGTTTTGATACTGATCGGGAAAGTTTTATGGGGTTATATAATGGTTTCCACGAACCGGCAGTGGTTAAAAATGGTCAGTCGAGTAATTCATTAGCCAATGGTTGGTCTCCAATTGCTTCACATTCTATCAATATGGATCTTGAAGCCGGTGAAGAAAAGAGTTTTATCTTTCAACTGGGTTTTATAGAGAATAAAAAAGCAGAAAAGTGGTCTGCCCCTGGTATTATTAATAAGACAAAGGCCTATCAACTTATGAGGGATTTTGATAATGATAAAAAAGTGGATAAAGCCTTTAGAGAACTTAAAGATAGTTGGGAAAGCTTACTTGATAATTATCAGCTGAAGTCTGGTGATGAAAAACTCGATAGAATGGTAAGCATATGGAATCAGTATCAATGTATGGTAACCTATAATCTATCGCGCAGTGCTTCATATTTTGAGTCTGGTATAAGTAGGGGAATGGGTTTTAGGGATTCAAATCAGGACCTCATTGGTATAGTACATATGATTCCTGAGCGGGCCCGCCAGCGAATATTGGATCTGGCAGCAACTCAATTTGAGGATGGGAGTGCCTATCATCAGTTTGAGCCTCTTAATAAAAAGGGGAATGATGCTATTGGAAGTGGGTTTAATGATGACCCTTTATGGCTAATACTTGGGACAGCATCTTATCTTAAAGAAACTGGTGATTTTGATTTCTTAAATCAAAAAGTGCCCTTTAATAATGGTAAGGAGGCAGTACTATTTGATCACCTTAAGGCCTCTTTTATGTATATAGTTAATAATCGTGGTCCACATGATCTACCACTTATAGGACATGCTGACTGGAATGATTGTCTTAATTTGAGCTGTTTTTCAGATAAACCAGGTGAGTCTTTCCAGGTATTAAGTAATAAAGAGGATAGTCAGGCAGAATCTGTTATGATTGCCGGTATGTTTATTACCTTTGCTCCGGATTATATAGAAATTTGCCGCCAGAGAGGGGAAGAAGAGTTGGCCAGGGAGGCTCAAAACTATGTTGAGGAGATGAAAGAAGCTATCAAAAAGCACGGTGTTGATGAGAACTGGTTTCTACGGGCCTATGATTACTATGGTAAAAAGGTAGGTAGTGTTGAAAATGAAGAAGGTCAGCTCTATATTGAACCACAGGGTTTTTGTATTATGGGTGGTATAGGTCTTGAGGATGGTTTGGCCAGAACAGTTCTGGATTCAGTCAAAGACCGGCTAGATACAGATTATGGTCTTGTTTTAGTAGATCCTACTTATAAAAGTTATCATATAGAATTAGGGGAGATTAGTTCATACCCACCAGGATATAAGGAAAATGGGGGTATTTTTTGTCATAATAACCCCTGGATAATGATAGCCGAGACTATGATCGGTAGGGGTGACCAGGCCTTTGAGTACTACAAGAAGATAGCACCTGCCTATCTTGAAGAGATTAGTGAAGTCCATAAAACAGAACCATATGTGTATGCCCAGATGATTGCCGGGAGAGATGCTGCAACACATGGAGAAGCTAAAAATTCCTGGTTAACAGGTACAGCTGCCTGGAATTTTGCAGCTATTACACAATGGATTCTTGGTATCAGGGCTGACTTTAATGGTTTGAAAATAGACCCATGTATCCCTAAAAACTGGGATGGTTTTGAAGTAAAAAGGGTTTTCAGGGGTGATATCTTTAAGATAAAAGTAAACAATCCCGAACATGTGAGTAAAGGTGTCAGGGAGATTAAGGTTGATGGTACTCGAATTAATGGCAATCTTCTTCCAGTATATCAAGATGGTGGAGAACATGATATAGAAGTAATTATGGGTTAA
- a CDS encoding DNA internalization-related competence protein ComEC/Rec2 — protein sequence MRRPFLLCSFFFSAGIITAYYLSWISILLIFPLILVIAFYCRKIKLLIIFIIVFILGFSWISWHEYIYSNDASIISYNGQDNVDILGVIKEDLRALSGNKVYLKPYFADGNRIKYGLIELDKRYLPHAVEDGDLVSGVFNLSFPSKAMNPGGFSNYNYLKRRGVFSKGYLSYSFTKISRVNGGILKVIIKAKRAFIKLINQTMDFPYNEVLKGLLLGEKSGIPAEWTSNFELSGANHLLAISGLHVGVISLIFLKILKLCRLPVISRNIIITLLMIFYIVLTGFRPSVLRAGILVITFLWAVVFKRSGEVFNLIGLSSMINLVINPYDLFNVGFQLSYMVLSSIVLWTNLLKNKLPNLLALSIAAQLGASPLIAYYFNLLTPIGVVTNLWAIPLSGIIVSLGITGLLLGIISPVISWLINSFISYLLFVLNWGTSFMAGIPLGHLEVATPSIVITILFILFILIMPIFLKKRYIPLNIKKQKKIILYLIYVMLFFLSIELVIPFFNNHLEVTFLSVGQGDSIVINVANSYHLVVDGGGRAGLASTQGQVTVLPYLIYKGIKKIDVLYITHFDGDHALGIIDLIGQREIGLLVLPACFDNNDLAKEVIKKAWAYNIPVKLSSRGDLFKLGKCSLTVLNPLQDLKFPDRNNNSVVLKVNYGNFSLLLTGDLEKEGEYRLIESGDFIKSNVLKLGHHGSAGSSSELFLRKVEPDYAVISVGRNNYGHPAQEVFDRTNKFNIKTLRTDKSGAITITTNGKQYKIKSYR from the coding sequence ATGAGAAGACCTTTTTTGCTCTGCAGCTTTTTCTTTTCTGCAGGAATTATCACTGCTTATTATTTGTCTTGGATTAGTATATTATTAATTTTTCCCTTGATATTAGTGATCGCTTTTTACTGTAGAAAAATTAAACTACTTATTATTTTTATAATTGTATTTATTTTAGGTTTTTCCTGGATATCGTGGCATGAATATATCTATAGTAATGACGCTTCAATAATATCATATAATGGACAAGATAATGTTGATATTTTGGGAGTAATCAAGGAAGACCTTAGAGCTTTGAGCGGGAATAAGGTCTACTTAAAACCATATTTTGCTGATGGAAATAGAATTAAATATGGTTTAATAGAATTAGATAAACGTTATTTACCTCATGCTGTTGAAGATGGGGATTTGGTATCAGGTGTTTTTAATCTGTCCTTTCCCAGTAAGGCTATGAATCCTGGAGGGTTTTCTAATTATAATTATTTAAAAAGGAGGGGTGTTTTTTCTAAGGGCTATTTGTCATATAGTTTTACAAAGATAAGTAGGGTTAATGGTGGGATTCTAAAGGTGATTATAAAGGCAAAAAGGGCTTTTATTAAACTTATTAATCAGACAATGGATTTCCCCTATAATGAGGTTTTGAAGGGTTTATTGCTTGGTGAGAAGAGTGGTATACCAGCAGAATGGACTAGTAATTTCGAATTATCTGGGGCAAACCATTTATTAGCTATTTCTGGTCTACATGTAGGTGTTATTTCCTTAATTTTTCTAAAAATACTTAAGCTCTGCAGGCTGCCGGTAATTAGTAGAAACATAATAATTACTTTATTGATGATATTTTATATAGTATTGACAGGTTTTAGACCTTCGGTTTTAAGGGCTGGTATTTTAGTAATCACTTTTCTCTGGGCAGTTGTTTTCAAACGCAGTGGTGAAGTATTTAATCTAATAGGTCTTTCTTCGATGATTAATTTAGTCATTAATCCCTATGATTTATTTAATGTAGGGTTTCAATTGAGCTATATGGTGTTAAGTTCTATAGTATTATGGACTAATCTATTAAAAAACAAATTGCCTAATTTGCTAGCCCTTTCAATTGCTGCTCAACTGGGGGCAAGTCCATTAATTGCTTATTATTTTAATCTATTAACACCTATTGGTGTTGTAACAAATCTCTGGGCAATACCCTTAAGCGGAATTATTGTTTCACTGGGTATTACAGGGCTATTATTAGGTATTATTAGTCCTGTTATAAGCTGGTTAATAAATAGTTTTATATCTTATTTGCTGTTTGTCTTAAATTGGGGTACGTCTTTTATGGCAGGTATACCCTTAGGACATTTAGAGGTAGCTACCCCATCAATTGTGATTACTATTTTATTTATACTATTTATTCTCATAATGCCGATTTTTTTAAAAAAAAGATATATTCCCTTAAATATTAAAAAACAAAAAAAGATCATCTTATATTTAATTTATGTAATGCTATTTTTCCTGTCTATAGAATTAGTAATACCCTTTTTTAATAATCATTTAGAAGTCACTTTTTTATCAGTTGGTCAAGGAGATAGTATTGTAATTAATGTTGCTAACAGTTATCATCTAGTGGTTGATGGCGGTGGCAGGGCAGGTTTGGCTTCTACCCAGGGGCAGGTGACAGTTCTACCATATTTAATATATAAGGGAATAAAAAAAATTGATGTATTATATATTACACACTTTGATGGGGATCATGCCCTGGGTATTATTGATTTAATTGGTCAAAGAGAGATAGGCCTGCTGGTATTACCTGCCTGCTTTGATAATAATGACCTGGCCAAAGAAGTCATAAAAAAAGCCTGGGCATATAATATTCCTGTTAAGTTAAGTAGCAGGGGGGATTTATTCAAATTAGGTAAATGCAGCCTGACAGTTCTGAATCCATTGCAAGACCTGAAATTTCCTGACCGTAATAATAACTCTGTTGTCCTCAAAGTAAATTATGGTAATTTCTCCTTATTATTAACCGGTGATTTAGAAAAAGAAGGTGAATACCGTTTGATTGAATCAGGTGATTTTATTAAAAGTAATGTCTTAAAACTTGGTCATCACGGAAGTGCTGGCTCATCATCAGAGCTTTTCTTAAGAAAAGTAGAACCTGATTACGCTGTTATCTCAGTAGGCCGGAATAATTATGGACACCCTGCCCAGGAGGTTTTTGATAGAACAAATAAATTTAATATTAAAACACTAAGAACTGATAAAAGTGGAGCAATTACTATTACAACTAATGGCAAACAGTATAAAATAAAGAGCTATAGATAG
- a CDS encoding alpha/beta-type small acid-soluble spore protein, producing MAGVGQRNNTLVNPLAAQAMEKFKYEVAQELGIQIPQSGYYGEMTTRDTGALGGHMVRKMVEAYENSLAGTQGNQQQY from the coding sequence ATGGCAGGTGTAGGACAAAGAAATAATACCCTTGTTAATCCACTGGCAGCACAGGCAATGGAGAAATTCAAGTATGAGGTTGCTCAAGAACTTGGAATCCAGATACCTCAAAGTGGTTATTATGGTGAAATGACTACCCGTGATACTGGTGCCCTTGGAGGTCATATGGTAAGAAAGATGGTAGAGGCATATGAAAACTCTCTCGCCGGAACCCAGGGTAATCAACAGCAGTATTAA
- a CDS encoding cation:proton antiporter domain-containing protein produces MALSLALIMMLGLIFNKSFDKMKLPGLLGMLLLGILLGPYGFNLIEQNILNISPDLRKIALIVILLRAGLGIEKRTLKKIGVPAIKLSFIPGLLEGGTIILTATYFLQFSWIEAGMLGFIIAAVSPAVVVPQMLDLMDKNRGSNKGIPTLILTGASIDDVIAITIFSTFLGLYGGKQLHITKKILSIPLSIASGIILGILIGFLLLYLFKKYHIRDTKKVLLILSAAIIMTSLEDFLAGIIPIASLLGVMVIGYILQEQYNLLANRLAAKFNKIWVFAEIMLFVLVGAEVNIHLALESGLIGLLIIFTGLIARGIGVLISISGTELNLKERLFCVIAYTPKATVQAAIGAVPLAAGVKSGDIILALAVLAIIITAPLGAAGIKLAGMHCLSDDSRLIKENK; encoded by the coding sequence ATGGCACTTAGTCTGGCTTTAATAATGATGCTAGGTCTTATTTTTAACAAATCTTTTGATAAAATGAAATTACCGGGTTTATTAGGTATGTTATTATTAGGAATACTACTGGGACCCTACGGCTTTAATCTAATTGAACAAAACATTTTAAATATCTCACCTGACCTTCGAAAAATCGCCCTTATTGTTATATTACTCAGGGCAGGCTTAGGTATTGAAAAAAGGACCCTTAAAAAAATAGGTGTTCCAGCAATAAAACTCAGTTTTATTCCTGGACTGCTGGAGGGGGGAACTATAATTCTAACGGCTACTTATTTTTTGCAATTCTCCTGGATAGAGGCAGGTATGCTAGGATTTATTATCGCAGCCGTTTCACCGGCTGTAGTTGTCCCCCAGATGCTGGATTTAATGGATAAAAATCGAGGGAGTAATAAAGGAATCCCTACCCTTATTCTGACAGGTGCCTCTATTGATGATGTTATTGCTATTACTATTTTTTCAACTTTTTTAGGGCTTTATGGAGGCAAACAACTACATATTACTAAAAAAATCTTAAGTATTCCTCTATCTATTGCTTCAGGTATAATTCTTGGGATTCTAATTGGCTTTCTTCTGCTTTATTTATTTAAAAAATATCATATCAGGGATACCAAAAAGGTTTTATTAATTTTAAGTGCTGCTATTATAATGACCAGTCTGGAAGATTTCCTGGCAGGGATTATCCCTATTGCCTCTTTATTAGGTGTCATGGTCATAGGTTATATCTTACAGGAACAATACAATTTACTGGCCAACCGCCTGGCAGCTAAGTTCAATAAAATCTGGGTTTTTGCTGAAATAATGCTTTTTGTACTGGTAGGGGCTGAAGTAAATATACACCTGGCTCTCGAATCAGGCCTAATTGGTCTGTTAATTATTTTTACTGGACTAATAGCCAGAGGCATTGGTGTTTTAATCTCTATCAGTGGAACTGAACTTAATCTTAAAGAGAGATTATTTTGTGTGATTGCCTATACTCCAAAAGCCACTGTTCAGGCAGCCATTGGTGCTGTTCCACTTGCCGCAGGAGTGAAATCAGGTGATATTATCCTGGCTTTAGCAGTACTGGCAATTATTATAACCGCTCCCCTGGGGGCAGCTGGAATCAAACTAGCTGGAATGCACTGCTTATCCGATGATTCCAGGCTGATAAAAGAAAACAAGTAA
- a CDS encoding AMP-binding protein, protein MLGKYLEKIEFSSYDDFVNDYKIKVPDNFNFAFDVVDKYAEEEPEKTAIVWCNDEGEEETFTFKELRDYSNQTANYFRALGIKKGDAVMLILKRRFEFWFSILALHKIGAICIPATHLLTEKDIVYRNNAADIKMIVAVGEEEVLQNIDKAAVKSPGLLKKVMLNGCRDGWHVFNEEIKGYSSSFNRPQGDSAISNDDIMLIYFTSGTTGMPKMVQHNFVYPLGHLITAKYWQNVRNNGLHLTVADTGWAKAVWGKLYGQWLVGSAVFVYDYNTRFNATDLLGMIEKYRVTTFCAPPTIYRFFIKSDLSKFDLSSLEYCVVAGEPLNPEVYNRFLEETGLELREGYGQTELTVTLGTFPWMDVKPGSMGKPAPGYNIELHDREGNVCGVGEEGEIVIRTDRQKPLGMFGGYYRDKELTQRVWHDDMYYTGDVAWRDEDGYYWFVGRADDVIKSSGYRIGPFEIESALIEHSSVLECAITAVPDEIRGQIVKASIVLAKGYQASKKLARELQDYVKKITAPYKYPRIIEFVDELPKTISGKIRRVEIRAKDN, encoded by the coding sequence GTGCTTGGTAAATATCTGGAGAAAATAGAATTTTCATCTTATGATGATTTTGTAAATGATTATAAGATTAAAGTTCCAGATAACTTTAATTTTGCTTTTGATGTTGTGGATAAGTATGCAGAGGAAGAACCCGAAAAAACTGCTATTGTCTGGTGTAATGATGAAGGAGAGGAAGAGACCTTTACCTTTAAGGAACTGAGAGATTACAGTAATCAGACTGCTAATTATTTTAGAGCTTTAGGGATCAAAAAAGGGGATGCAGTAATGCTAATCTTAAAACGGCGTTTTGAGTTCTGGTTTAGCATCCTGGCTCTCCATAAAATTGGGGCTATTTGTATTCCTGCTACCCATCTACTTACCGAGAAGGATATTGTTTATCGAAATAATGCAGCTGATATAAAGATGATTGTTGCAGTAGGAGAGGAAGAGGTTTTACAGAATATTGATAAGGCAGCAGTTAAATCCCCTGGTCTACTAAAAAAGGTTATGTTGAATGGTTGCCGTGATGGATGGCATGTTTTTAATGAGGAAATTAAAGGATATTCAAGTTCTTTTAACAGACCACAAGGTGATAGTGCTATTTCGAATGATGATATTATGTTAATATATTTTACTTCTGGTACTACAGGGATGCCTAAAATGGTACAGCATAATTTCGTATACCCATTAGGTCATTTAATAACAGCAAAATACTGGCAGAATGTCCGCAATAATGGATTGCATTTAACGGTTGCTGATACTGGCTGGGCCAAAGCAGTCTGGGGGAAATTATATGGGCAGTGGTTGGTTGGCAGTGCTGTGTTTGTCTATGATTATAATACAAGATTCAATGCAACTGATTTGTTAGGAATGATAGAAAAATACCGGGTTACAACCTTTTGTGCCCCTCCAACTATCTATCGTTTTTTTATTAAGTCTGATCTCAGCAAATTTGACCTTAGCAGTCTGGAATACTGTGTTGTGGCAGGAGAGCCTTTAAACCCCGAAGTATATAATAGATTTTTAGAAGAAACAGGCCTTGAATTAAGAGAAGGATATGGACAAACAGAACTGACTGTTACTCTAGGAACATTCCCCTGGATGGATGTTAAACCAGGTTCAATGGGAAAACCTGCTCCTGGTTATAATATTGAGCTGCACGATCGAGAAGGAAATGTCTGTGGTGTCGGGGAAGAGGGAGAAATTGTTATCCGTACAGATAGGCAAAAACCCCTCGGAATGTTTGGGGGTTATTACCGGGATAAAGAATTAACACAAAGGGTCTGGCATGATGATATGTATTATACCGGGGATGTGGCCTGGAGGGATGAAGATGGTTATTACTGGTTTGTAGGGCGTGCTGATGATGTAATTAAAAGCTCTGGTTACCGAATTGGCCCCTTTGAGATAGAAAGTGCCCTTATTGAACATTCTTCTGTCCTTGAATGTGCCATAACAGCTGTTCCTGATGAAATTCGTGGACAAATTGTAAAGGCCAGCATTGTTCTGGCTAAGGGTTACCAGGCCAGCAAGAAACTGGCCAGGGAATTACAGGATTATGTTAAGAAAATAACTGCTCCATATAAATATCCACGTATTATAGAATTTGTTGATGAACTTCCTAAAACAATTAGTGGTAAAATAAGAAGGGTAGAAATAAGAGCTAAAGATAATTAA
- a CDS encoding helix-hairpin-helix domain-containing protein yields MKINSLSREQIVLALLVVVIIIGISILLINEQLSKAVIVSTVSEKNVISNEINEQNEVLLSNNTVEEVEKEDQRIIIHIAGEVKQSGVYELPGDARVIDAVMAAGGETSYADLDSMNLASPVFDGEKIYVPSIIETKLSDESYASGNKLSSTGASSNKININKASSKELEELPGIGPSKASSIIDYRDEIGRFSDLEQLTAVSGIGEKTLQKIKNKISVR; encoded by the coding sequence ATGAAGATTAATAGTTTGAGCAGGGAGCAGATTGTTCTGGCATTATTAGTAGTTGTGATTATTATAGGAATATCTATTCTGTTGATCAATGAACAGTTAAGTAAAGCTGTAATAGTATCAACTGTGAGTGAAAAAAATGTCATTAGTAATGAAATAAATGAGCAGAATGAGGTTTTATTATCAAATAACACGGTGGAAGAGGTTGAGAAAGAAGATCAAAGGATAATTATCCATATAGCAGGTGAGGTGAAACAATCAGGTGTATATGAACTGCCAGGAGATGCCAGGGTAATTGATGCTGTTATGGCAGCAGGTGGTGAGACATCTTATGCTGATCTTGACTCAATGAACCTGGCTTCACCAGTGTTTGATGGTGAAAAAATCTATGTACCTTCAATAATAGAAACAAAATTAAGTGATGAGTCTTATGCCAGTGGAAATAAGTTAAGTAGTACTGGGGCATCATCAAATAAAATTAATATTAATAAAGCTAGTAGTAAAGAACTGGAAGAATTACCCGGGATAGGCCCCAGCAAAGCAAGTAGTATCATAGATTACCGTGATGAAATTGGGAGATTTTCTGATCTTGAACAATTAACAGCTGTTAGTGGTATTGGGGAGAAGACCCTGCAGAAGATTAAAAATAAAATATCAGTCAGGTGA
- a CDS encoding SHOCT domain-containing protein: MMGFGQGWRIGGYGMHSFGGIFMMILFWIFIIMGIVYLVKNFTNNNANNNNSNNCNTGQRDNAVNIARERYARGEISKEELTEIINNLK, from the coding sequence ATGATGGGTTTTGGTCAAGGTTGGAGAATTGGTGGCTATGGCATGCACAGTTTTGGGGGGATTTTTATGATGATTTTATTCTGGATTTTTATTATTATGGGAATAGTATATTTGGTAAAAAATTTTACTAATAATAACGCTAACAATAATAACAGTAATAATTGCAATACTGGCCAGAGAGATAATGCTGTTAATATAGCACGGGAAAGATATGCCAGAGGTGAAATTAGTAAAGAGGAATTAACTGAAATTATCAATAATCTTAAATGA